A stretch of Paenibacillus sp. URB8-2 DNA encodes these proteins:
- a CDS encoding O-acetylhomoserine aminocarboxypropyltransferase/cysteine synthase family protein, producing MSEKQLGFDTLKVRAGYQSSDHNYAVAVPIYQTASYDLGSVERAEKLFGLEEAGFLYTRIGNPTVDVLEQRLTALDKGTGAVAVASGMAAIAYTLLNLAEGGGRILTTPQLYGGTFDAIKRLFPKFGVQVDFVENSDDPESFRQAIGPDTKAVLIESISNPNATILDVEAIAKVAHDNGIPLVIDNTFGTPYLFDSFAHGADIIIYSATKAIGGHGTTLGGVIVENGQFNWDNGKFPHFQEPQFLLRDQNTGRERSILEVFPDAPFTTRIRLSYLAYFGASLSPFDAFLLIQGIVTLSERIDKQVSNALKIVQYLQGNDKVSWVNHPAAEGNPYKTLADKYFPKGAGSIFSFGFTGNDEQLKIFLNSVELFSYHANVGDARSLIINSPKTTHGELNAEEQILAGIKPETIRLSIGLENADDLIADLEQAFEKAFVETLV from the coding sequence AAGGTAAGAGCGGGCTACCAATCCAGCGATCATAATTATGCGGTTGCCGTACCGATTTATCAGACGGCTTCATACGATTTGGGCAGCGTGGAACGGGCCGAGAAATTGTTCGGTCTTGAGGAAGCGGGCTTCCTGTACACACGGATCGGGAATCCGACCGTAGATGTGCTGGAGCAGCGGTTGACTGCTCTGGATAAAGGAACCGGTGCTGTTGCCGTCGCGTCAGGAATGGCCGCGATTGCTTATACTTTGCTGAACCTGGCAGAGGGGGGCGGGCGAATCTTAACAACGCCTCAGCTGTACGGAGGAACCTTTGACGCCATCAAGCGCCTATTCCCTAAATTCGGCGTCCAAGTCGATTTTGTAGAGAACTCGGATGATCCGGAATCCTTCCGCCAAGCCATCGGACCGGATACCAAAGCGGTGCTGATTGAGAGCATCAGCAACCCGAATGCGACGATCCTGGACGTTGAAGCCATCGCCAAGGTTGCGCATGACAACGGGATTCCGCTGGTTATCGACAATACGTTCGGTACTCCGTATTTATTCGACTCTTTTGCTCATGGAGCGGACATTATCATTTACTCGGCGACCAAAGCGATCGGGGGCCATGGAACGACACTCGGCGGGGTCATCGTGGAGAACGGCCAATTTAACTGGGACAACGGAAAATTCCCGCACTTTCAAGAGCCACAGTTCTTGCTGAGAGATCAGAATACAGGGCGCGAACGCAGCATTCTTGAGGTGTTCCCGGATGCCCCGTTTACGACAAGAATACGGCTCAGTTATCTGGCTTATTTTGGAGCTTCGCTCAGCCCGTTCGATGCTTTCCTGCTGATTCAAGGCATTGTTACGCTGTCGGAGCGGATTGACAAGCAGGTGTCGAACGCGCTGAAAATTGTACAGTATCTTCAAGGAAACGACAAAGTAAGCTGGGTTAACCATCCCGCCGCCGAAGGCAATCCGTACAAAACACTGGCCGACAAGTATTTCCCGAAAGGCGCCGGTTCGATCTTCTCCTTTGGCTTCACAGGAAACGATGAGCAGCTCAAGATCTTCCTCAATTCGGTGGAACTGTTCAGTTATCATGCCAATGTGGGAGATGCCCGGTCGCTGATTATCAATTCGCCGAAGACGACGCATGGCGAACTGAACGCGGAAGAACAGATTTTAGCCGGAATCAAGCCGGAAACGATCCGTCTTTCCATTGGTTTGGAGAATGCCGACGATTTGATCGCCGATTTGGAGCAGGCGTTCGAGAAAGCTTTTGTGGAGACACTGGTGTAG